Proteins from a genomic interval of Candidatus Palauibacter polyketidifaciens:
- a CDS encoding FAD-binding oxidoreductase has protein sequence MSFGSRFGSLWRLKSALGAGVVRPGRLWEERPLRRHYDVVIIGGGIHGLATAWYLAKDHGVRDIAVLESEYVGFGGSGRNTAIVRANQRTQENVPLYDEGLKLWPILTDELDFNLMFHNCGNLNLAHSEAAVAAFRLSVNTANFCGVRSELVDPQQCKELVPALDVSDRPAHPIQAGMYHPPGGVVRHDAVVWGLARGASLHGASIHQGVEVQGIDTESGRVTGVRTSAGPIGCRKLGIMAGGYGPAIAAMLDIELPVNPLTIQAMVTQPLKPFLHHVVSSGAYHVYANQTLKGEIATGAHMDPQVNYTTDVTAGYFKHQAEALTDFMPCLKGVRFLRVWAGLADMTPDMAPILDGNFAHEGLYLDVGWGYFGFKSGPVAGKYMAEFMAREEAPEILKPFALRRFLENRYMGETATTMKYGQWD, from the coding sequence GTGAGCTTCGGATCGCGCTTCGGATCGCTTTGGAGGCTGAAGTCCGCGCTGGGAGCGGGGGTCGTTCGCCCGGGCCGATTGTGGGAGGAGAGGCCACTCCGCCGCCACTACGATGTCGTGATCATCGGCGGCGGCATCCACGGGCTCGCCACGGCCTGGTATCTCGCGAAGGACCACGGGGTCCGGGACATCGCGGTGCTCGAGAGCGAGTACGTCGGGTTCGGGGGGTCGGGGCGGAACACCGCGATCGTCCGGGCGAACCAGCGCACGCAGGAGAACGTCCCGCTCTACGACGAGGGCCTGAAGCTGTGGCCCATCCTCACGGACGAACTCGACTTCAACCTCATGTTCCACAACTGCGGCAACCTCAACCTCGCCCACAGCGAGGCGGCGGTCGCCGCGTTCCGGCTCTCCGTCAATACGGCGAACTTCTGCGGCGTGCGCTCGGAACTGGTGGACCCGCAACAGTGCAAGGAACTGGTCCCGGCGCTGGACGTGTCGGACCGGCCCGCGCACCCGATCCAGGCGGGCATGTACCACCCGCCGGGCGGCGTGGTGCGCCACGACGCGGTGGTGTGGGGACTCGCCCGGGGCGCCAGCCTGCACGGGGCCTCGATCCACCAGGGCGTCGAGGTTCAGGGGATCGACACGGAGAGCGGGCGGGTAACGGGCGTGCGGACGAGCGCAGGGCCGATCGGGTGCCGGAAGCTGGGGATCATGGCGGGGGGATACGGGCCGGCGATCGCGGCGATGCTCGACATCGAGCTGCCGGTGAACCCGCTCACGATCCAGGCGATGGTGACGCAGCCGCTCAAGCCGTTCCTCCACCACGTCGTGAGTTCGGGCGCCTACCACGTCTACGCGAACCAGACGCTTAAGGGGGAGATCGCGACGGGCGCGCACATGGACCCGCAGGTGAACTACACGACGGACGTCACCGCGGGCTACTTCAAGCACCAGGCCGAAGCGCTGACGGACTTCATGCCGTGCCTGAAGGGCGTGCGGTTTCTGAGGGTCTGGGCGGGGCTGGCCGACATGACGCCGGACATGGCGCCGATCCTCGACGGCAACTTCGCGCACGAGGGGCTCTATCTGGACGTGGGCTGGGGGTACTTCGGCTTCAAGTCCGGGCCCGTGGCGGGGAAGTACATGGCCGAGTTCATGGCGCGGGAGGAGGCGCCGGAGATCCTGAAGCCGTTCGCGCTCCGCCGCTTCCTCGAGAACCGGTACATGGGGGAGACGGCGACGACGATGAAGTACGGCCAGTGGGACTGA
- a CDS encoding sarcosine oxidase subunit delta gives MTFRLTCPVCGKRDVYEFTYGGPERGPRPQEAYPGSGADPEAGANPEAGAGLAAGAEAHFRWAQFRMNRPEPQEEWWHHAAGCGIWFSTWRDPATNREARPGGGETSGDEASGGDSR, from the coding sequence GTGACCTTCCGGTTGACGTGCCCGGTGTGCGGGAAGCGCGACGTCTACGAGTTCACGTACGGGGGGCCGGAGCGGGGCCCGAGGCCGCAGGAAGCGTATCCGGGGTCCGGAGCGGATCCCGAGGCCGGAGCGAATCCCGAGGCCGGAGCGGGCCTCGCGGCGGGGGCCGAGGCGCACTTTCGCTGGGCGCAGTTCCGCATGAACCGCCCGGAGCCGCAGGAGGAGTGGTGGCACCACGCGGCCGGCTGCGGCATTTGGTTCTCGACCTGGCGCGACCCGGCCACGAACCGGGAGGCGCGGCCCGGCGGCGGGGAGACGAGCGGGGACGAGGCAAGCGGGGGCGACTCTCGGTGA